A single genomic interval of Helianthus annuus cultivar XRQ/B chromosome 6, HanXRQr2.0-SUNRISE, whole genome shotgun sequence harbors:
- the LOC110938662 gene encoding uncharacterized protein LOC110938662, whose translation MGNDRNGDAVMYGLGVRAADVWGVIPSRSACHRENIQLKSQCEELTSTVVQLRAQVSEMEGSRGGSSVQPLASQHFPNVTNGHQRLRVEDEVFLKSILNSTEIVARGRVQSLDPNDLVGGTEIGPDGVR comes from the exons ATGGGTAATGATCGAAATGGTGATGCGGTTATGTATGGTCTGGGTGTTCGTGCTGCTGATGTTTGGGGTGTAATACCAAGTCGTTCAGCATGTCATAGAGAAAACATCCAATTGAAGTCTCAATGTGAAGAACTTACTAGTACTGTGGTCCAGTTACGAGCCCAAGTATCAGAGATGGAAGGGTCAAGGGGTGGTTCAAGTGTTCAACCTCTTGCATCACAACATTTCCCCAATGTAACCAATGGACATCAACGTTTACGg gtcgAAGATGAAGTTTTCCTCAAAAGCATTCTAAACTCTACCGAGATTGTAGCAAGAGGAAGGGTCCAGAGCTTGGACCCAAATGATCTAGTTGGTGGTACAGAGATTGGACCAGATGGTGTGAGGTAA
- the LOC110867440 gene encoding uncharacterized protein LOC110867440 isoform X1 — MSRPYIDVETIHNKTSWNYDDGGFEDILPIFSMSGRPIGATVVEILDLDILAKAHSYVLFNCSEVDEFRTEHLTNVRHENRKLREREIQRLHSETFESWFQDHVRNSIDVEELHTRGDHRITEDLRNLASGPAEFVKKYKGFIINGFRFHTKDLEQNRKTQNSGLMLEAMTNSFSSAKDNNPIVGDVTYYGVLNDIIELEYAVDRKVVLFHCDWISNGSRKKQDENGFTLLNFEGLNPHNDPFILACQAQQVFYVADRVDKGWKVVIKTTPRDSYDMNEQTCLENVETHLQSDTSTGPQLDDNMNIELVRRGLNGTVVDKNTLVFDGDEDLFEAAS; from the exons ATGTCGAGACCATACATAGATGTCGAGACCATACATAATAAGACAAGTTGGAATTATGATGACGGTGGTTTCGAGGATATTTTACCTATCTTTTCTATGTCAGGTCGGCCGATTGGTGCTACAGTGGTAGAGATACTTGACCTTGACATTTTGGCTAAAGCACATTCATATGTGTTATTCAATTGTAGTGAAGTTGATGAATTTCGAAC AGAACATCTGACGAATGTTCGTCATGAAAATCGGAAATTACGTGAGCGTGAGATTCAGCGTTTACATAGCGAGACTTTTGAGTCGTGGTTTCAAGATCATGTACGGAATAGCATAGAT GTTGAGGAGCTGCATACCAGAGGGGATCATAGAATCACGGAAGATCTAAGAAACTTGGCAAGTGGCCCAGCTGAGTTTGTGAAAAAATATAAGGGATTTATCATAAATGGTTTCCGATTTCACACAAAAGATCTGGAACAGAATAGGAAAACACAAAATAGTGGACTTATGCTTGAGGCCATGACAAATAGCTTCTCAAGTGCTAAAGATAACAATCCTATCGTGGGAGATGTAACATACTATGGGGTTTTGAATGATATCATTGAGTTGGAATATGCTGTTGACAGGAAAGTAGTTTTGTTCCATTGTGATTGGATCTCGAATGGTTCAAGGAAAAAGCAAGATGAGAATGGGTTTACTCTACTCAATTTTGAAGGTTTGAACCCTCATAACGACCCTTTTATACTAGCTTGTCAAGCACAACAAGTATTTTATGTTGCAGATCGTGTTGACAAAGGATGGAAAGTTGTGATCAAGACAACACCTAGAGATTCTTATGACATGAATGAACAAACATGTCTTGAGAATGTGGAAACACATTTGCAGAGTGACACATCTACGGGTCCTCAACTTGATGATAATATGAATATTGAATTGGTTAGAAGGGGTTTAAATGGGACCGTTGTTGACAAAAATACCTTAGTTTTTGACGGAGATGAAGATCTATTTGAAGCTGCTTCATGA
- the LOC110867440 gene encoding uncharacterized protein LOC110867440 isoform X2: MSRPYIDVETIHNKTSWNYDDGGFEDILPIFSMSGRPIGATVVEILDLDILAKAHSYVLFNCSEVDEFRTEHLTNVRHENRKLREREIQRLHSETFESWFQDHVEELHTRGDHRITEDLRNLASGPAEFVKKYKGFIINGFRFHTKDLEQNRKTQNSGLMLEAMTNSFSSAKDNNPIVGDVTYYGVLNDIIELEYAVDRKVVLFHCDWISNGSRKKQDENGFTLLNFEGLNPHNDPFILACQAQQVFYVADRVDKGWKVVIKTTPRDSYDMNEQTCLENVETHLQSDTSTGPQLDDNMNIELVRRGLNGTVVDKNTLVFDGDEDLFEAAS, translated from the exons ATGTCGAGACCATACATAGATGTCGAGACCATACATAATAAGACAAGTTGGAATTATGATGACGGTGGTTTCGAGGATATTTTACCTATCTTTTCTATGTCAGGTCGGCCGATTGGTGCTACAGTGGTAGAGATACTTGACCTTGACATTTTGGCTAAAGCACATTCATATGTGTTATTCAATTGTAGTGAAGTTGATGAATTTCGAAC AGAACATCTGACGAATGTTCGTCATGAAAATCGGAAATTACGTGAGCGTGAGATTCAGCGTTTACATAGCGAGACTTTTGAGTCGTGGTTTCAAGATCAT GTTGAGGAGCTGCATACCAGAGGGGATCATAGAATCACGGAAGATCTAAGAAACTTGGCAAGTGGCCCAGCTGAGTTTGTGAAAAAATATAAGGGATTTATCATAAATGGTTTCCGATTTCACACAAAAGATCTGGAACAGAATAGGAAAACACAAAATAGTGGACTTATGCTTGAGGCCATGACAAATAGCTTCTCAAGTGCTAAAGATAACAATCCTATCGTGGGAGATGTAACATACTATGGGGTTTTGAATGATATCATTGAGTTGGAATATGCTGTTGACAGGAAAGTAGTTTTGTTCCATTGTGATTGGATCTCGAATGGTTCAAGGAAAAAGCAAGATGAGAATGGGTTTACTCTACTCAATTTTGAAGGTTTGAACCCTCATAACGACCCTTTTATACTAGCTTGTCAAGCACAACAAGTATTTTATGTTGCAGATCGTGTTGACAAAGGATGGAAAGTTGTGATCAAGACAACACCTAGAGATTCTTATGACATGAATGAACAAACATGTCTTGAGAATGTGGAAACACATTTGCAGAGTGACACATCTACGGGTCCTCAACTTGATGATAATATGAATATTGAATTGGTTAGAAGGGGTTTAAATGGGACCGTTGTTGACAAAAATACCTTAGTTTTTGACGGAGATGAAGATCTATTTGAAGCTGCTTCATGA